From the Gadus chalcogrammus isolate NIFS_2021 chromosome 15, NIFS_Gcha_1.0, whole genome shotgun sequence genome, one window contains:
- the ikzf5 gene encoding zinc finger protein Pegasus isoform X2, with protein MGEEKPDTLDFVKDFQEYLSQQTQHVNMISGSVSGVKEVDDVPADCGQNGLDHPSTDMSLVDSSGILVDGFERTYDGKLKCRYCNYATRGTARLIEHIRIHTGEKPHRCHLCPFASAYERHLEAHMRSHTGEKPYKCELCSFRCSDRSNLSHHRRRRHKLLPMKGARSLAHKKMLSVLQKKSSALGYGRRLLINFSPPSMAAHKADSMSDFPHGLPHIRQEAFDDQGGAPEDGSSRDDELHHHHLHQHHQDLVMDNPLNQLSTLAGQLASLPAHVHSQTAQPPGSPRARSPVDEKPFLVQQPDPADTPPATALANTSHASSPTAPDPRLPPLPPSEGSPVAGPCSEGSGRTSTPSVGNSQPSTPAPGLPAAPQELGAQHHCQHCDIAFPDNILYTIHMGCHGYENAFQCNICGHSCINKYDFACHFARGQHKQP; from the exons ATGGGTGAAGAAAAGCCGGACACGTTGGATTTTGTGAAAGATTTCCAAGAGTATCTCAGCCAGCAGACTCAACATGTGAACATGATCTCCGGGTCTGTGAGCGGCGTCAAGGAGGTGGACGACGTTCCAGCTG ACTGCGGTCAAAATGGCCTGGACCACCCCTCGACGGATATGTCGCTGGTCGACAGCTCAGGGATACTGGTGGACGGCTTTGAGAGGACGTACGACGGAAAGCTCAAGTGTCGCTACTGCAACTATGCCACTCGAGGAACGGCCCGACTCATCGAGCACATCCGCATTCATACAG GGGAGAAGCCTCACCGCTGCCACCTGTGCCCGTTTGCCTCCGCCTACGAGCGCCACCTGGAGGCCCATATGCGCTCCCACacgggggagaagccctacaagtgtgagcTGTGCTCGTTCCGCTGCAGTGACCGCAGCAACCTgtcccaccaccgccgccgccgccacaagCTGCTGCCCATGAAGGGCGCCCGCTCGCTGGCCCACAAGAAGATGCTCAGTGTGCTGCAGAAGAAGAGCAGCGCGCTGGGCTACGGCCGGCGCCTGCTCATCAACTTCAGCCCCCCTTCCATGGCAGCGCACAAGGCGGACAGCATGAGCGACTTCCCCCACGGACTGCCCCACATACGGCAGGAGGCCTTCGACGACCAGGGCGGGGCGCCCGAGGACGGAAGCTCCAGGGACGAcgagctccaccaccaccacctccatcaacaccaccaggATCTGGTCATGGACAACCCCCTGAACCAGCTATCGACGCTGGCCGGTCAGTTGGCCAGCCTTCCGGCGCACGTCCACTCCCAGACAGCCCAGCCCCCCGGGTCGCCCCGGGCCCGGTCTCCGGTGGACGAGAAGCCCTTCCTCGTACAGCAGCCCGACCCCGCCGACACGCCCCCTGCGACGGCCTTGGCCAACACGTCGCACGCCTCGTCTCCCACGGCCCCGGACCCCaggctcccccctctccctccgagcGAGGGCAGTCCCGTGGCGGGGCCGTGCAGCGAGGGCAGCGGCCGCACCAGCACCCCCAGCGTCGGCAACAGCCAGCCCAGCACCCCGGCCCCGGGCCTGCCCGCCGCGCCCCAGGAGCTCGGCGCGCAGCACCACTGCCAACACTGTGACATAGCCTTCCCCGACAACATCCTCTACACCATACACATGGGCTGCCACGGCTACGAGAACGCCTTCCAGTGCAACATCTGTGGCCACAGCTGCATCAACAAGTACGACTTTGCGTGCCACTTTGCCCGGGGGCAGCATAAGCAGCCGTGA
- the LOC130404767 gene encoding zinc finger protein 239-like, which produces MGNEDCDDFGDRSTQHVTPESLHGDAPGSSRMSSHREELRILNVYGNGEGPLAVDCHDTLFTVSEVEALSSLSADHSVAKSLECGERLVRLEELTGQQTPDPILIKEEEDIGGGMPPVEAFDVGDRSTQRGGTSDSLHVDAPGSSNMSSHNGHTHTDEKPYGCGQCMRSFKLKGNLKLHMMTHSGEKPYRCDQCVKRFSQKFNLKLHMRTHSGEKPYRCDQCVKCFSQSCKLKIYMRTHSGEKPYSCDQCLKRFTQSCKLKIHMRTHSGEKPYSCDQCAKRFSQSYNLKIHMRTHSGEKHHRCDQCVKRFDRSSDLKFHMRTHSREKPCVCLQCNANFSNQSKLRLHMRKHTAIDTGQRDTLGDTAILYSLK; this is translated from the exons ATGGGAAATG aagactgcgatgactTTGGAGACCGCAGCACACAGCACGTCACCCCGGAGAGTCTGCACGGGGACGCCCCTGGTTCCTCCCGCATGTCCAGTCAcagagaggagctgaggatcctGAACGTCTACGGAAatggggagggcccactggcggtagactgccatgacaccctcttcactgTGTCCGAAGTCGAGGCCCTGAGCTCACTGTCTGCGGatcacagcgtggccaagagcctggagtgCGGCGAGCGACTGgtccgccttgaggagctgactgggcag cagaccccagaccccaTTTTAatcaaggaggaagaggatattggtggaggcatgccacctgtag AAGCCTTTGACGTTGGAGACCGCAGCACACAGCGTGGCGGCACCTCGGATAGTCtgcatgtggacgcccctggctcctccaacatgtccagtcacaacgGGCATACCCACACCGACGAGAAGCCGTACGGGTGTGGCCAATGCATGAGGAGCTTCAAACTGAAAGGCAACCTGAAGCTCCACATgatgactcactccggggagaagccctacaggtgtgaccaatgcgtgaagcgcttcagtcaaaAGTTCAACCTGAAgctccacatgaggactcactccggggaaaagccctacaggtgtgaccaatgcgtgaagtgcttcagtcagagCTGCAAGCTGAAGATctacatgaggactcactcggGGGAGAAGCCTTACAGCTGTGACCAATGCCTGAAGCGCTTCACTCAGAGCTGCaagctgaagatccacatgaggactcactccggggagaagccctacagctgtgaccaatgCGCGAAGCGCTTTAGTCAGAGCTacaacctgaagatccacatgaggactcactccggggagaagcaccacaggtgtgaccaatgcgtgaagcgcttcgACCGGAGCTCCGACCTGAAgttccacatgaggactcactccagggagaagccctgcgtgtgtctgcagtgcaaTGCCAACTTCAGCAACCAGAGCAAGTTGCGTTTGCACATGCGCAAGCACACGGCAATTGACACGGGGCAACGGGACACCTTGGGTGATACCGCAATCCTGTATTCATTGAAATGA
- the ikzf5 gene encoding zinc finger protein Pegasus isoform X1 — translation MGEEKPDTLDFVKDFQEYLSQQTQHVNMISGSVSGVKEVDDVPAGNYCGQNGLDHPSTDMSLVDSSGILVDGFERTYDGKLKCRYCNYATRGTARLIEHIRIHTGEKPHRCHLCPFASAYERHLEAHMRSHTGEKPYKCELCSFRCSDRSNLSHHRRRRHKLLPMKGARSLAHKKMLSVLQKKSSALGYGRRLLINFSPPSMAAHKADSMSDFPHGLPHIRQEAFDDQGGAPEDGSSRDDELHHHHLHQHHQDLVMDNPLNQLSTLAGQLASLPAHVHSQTAQPPGSPRARSPVDEKPFLVQQPDPADTPPATALANTSHASSPTAPDPRLPPLPPSEGSPVAGPCSEGSGRTSTPSVGNSQPSTPAPGLPAAPQELGAQHHCQHCDIAFPDNILYTIHMGCHGYENAFQCNICGHSCINKYDFACHFARGQHKQP, via the exons ATGGGTGAAGAAAAGCCGGACACGTTGGATTTTGTGAAAGATTTCCAAGAGTATCTCAGCCAGCAGACTCAACATGTGAACATGATCTCCGGGTCTGTGAGCGGCGTCAAGGAGGTGGACGACGTTCCAGCTGGTAACT ACTGCGGTCAAAATGGCCTGGACCACCCCTCGACGGATATGTCGCTGGTCGACAGCTCAGGGATACTGGTGGACGGCTTTGAGAGGACGTACGACGGAAAGCTCAAGTGTCGCTACTGCAACTATGCCACTCGAGGAACGGCCCGACTCATCGAGCACATCCGCATTCATACAG GGGAGAAGCCTCACCGCTGCCACCTGTGCCCGTTTGCCTCCGCCTACGAGCGCCACCTGGAGGCCCATATGCGCTCCCACacgggggagaagccctacaagtgtgagcTGTGCTCGTTCCGCTGCAGTGACCGCAGCAACCTgtcccaccaccgccgccgccgccacaagCTGCTGCCCATGAAGGGCGCCCGCTCGCTGGCCCACAAGAAGATGCTCAGTGTGCTGCAGAAGAAGAGCAGCGCGCTGGGCTACGGCCGGCGCCTGCTCATCAACTTCAGCCCCCCTTCCATGGCAGCGCACAAGGCGGACAGCATGAGCGACTTCCCCCACGGACTGCCCCACATACGGCAGGAGGCCTTCGACGACCAGGGCGGGGCGCCCGAGGACGGAAGCTCCAGGGACGAcgagctccaccaccaccacctccatcaacaccaccaggATCTGGTCATGGACAACCCCCTGAACCAGCTATCGACGCTGGCCGGTCAGTTGGCCAGCCTTCCGGCGCACGTCCACTCCCAGACAGCCCAGCCCCCCGGGTCGCCCCGGGCCCGGTCTCCGGTGGACGAGAAGCCCTTCCTCGTACAGCAGCCCGACCCCGCCGACACGCCCCCTGCGACGGCCTTGGCCAACACGTCGCACGCCTCGTCTCCCACGGCCCCGGACCCCaggctcccccctctccctccgagcGAGGGCAGTCCCGTGGCGGGGCCGTGCAGCGAGGGCAGCGGCCGCACCAGCACCCCCAGCGTCGGCAACAGCCAGCCCAGCACCCCGGCCCCGGGCCTGCCCGCCGCGCCCCAGGAGCTCGGCGCGCAGCACCACTGCCAACACTGTGACATAGCCTTCCCCGACAACATCCTCTACACCATACACATGGGCTGCCACGGCTACGAGAACGCCTTCCAGTGCAACATCTGTGGCCACAGCTGCATCAACAAGTACGACTTTGCGTGCCACTTTGCCCGGGGGCAGCATAAGCAGCCGTGA